From a region of the Odontesthes bonariensis isolate fOdoBon6 chromosome 4, fOdoBon6.hap1, whole genome shotgun sequence genome:
- the scpp5 gene encoding secretory calcium-binding phosphoprotein 5 gives MKLAIFCLCLAGTASAVPYQYLPHYTGTRQQVPPTQVKSPLIAGFPQAGLPGAYSMEFIYPFGFAGGAAGPNPEQPISRYGLVKFSIPQPPGRQSLEVFYPYDFTNQRVMQNMPPMTNGPISPDVLPFGYPPQNIPQQPVNIPPFNTNAVPSQDPLQSLQQDQPTQTNQMPTKM, from the exons ATGAAACTGGCCATCTTCTGCCTGTGTTTGGCTGGCACAGCCAGTGCTGTACCA TATCAGTACTTGCCTCATTACACAGGCACCAGACAGCAGGTGCCCCCTACACAG GTGAAAAGCCCCCTCATCGCTGGTTTCCCACAAGCTGGACTTCCGGGAGCTTACAGTATGGAATTT ATTTACCCGTTCGGATTTGCTGGTGGTGCAGCAGGACCAAACCCAGAACAG CCCATCTCCCGTTATGGTTTGGTCAAGTTCTCCATTCCTCAGCCACCAGGCAGACAGAGCTTAGAAGTC TTCTACCCCTATGACTTTACTAACCAAAGG GTAATGCAGAACATGCCACCTATGACAAATGGTCCTATTTCACCAGAT GTTCTTCCATTTGGATATCCTCCTCAAAACATTCCCCAGCAACCCGTGAAT ATTCCACCCTTCAATACAAACGCCGTTCCATCTCAGGACCCGCTGCAATCCCTCCAGCAGGACCAACCTACACAGACAAACCAG aTGCCAACAAAGATGTAA